The Pseudanabaena sp. FACHB-2040 genome includes a window with the following:
- a CDS encoding response regulator produces the protein MNFSAKPQILIVDDYPTNIKVLSDLLIEYGFEVLIARDGENALQKLQRILPDLILLDVLMPGIDGFETCRQLKAQATTRDIPIIFMTALADPIDKIKGLTLGAVDYITKPFQQEEVLARINSHLKLRHLTRQLEQQNSRLQEEIRSRQIAESALRVSEEKFAKAFRSNPSPMMILTLEEGRVTDINQNCCKVLGCLPEAVLGRTFDDLHLWGREDCDRFLADLRESGAMHRQEYQFYTVTGDVRSLLISAEVIQVRERLCVLTMALDITDSKQATAELQQAKTTAELANQAKSQFLANISHELRTPLNTILGYTQLMARDAALTMEQQASLNIISRSSDHLLTLINDVLEMTKIESGQLSLRPTDFNLHSLLDALSEMLEPKVQAKGLHLIVERSPDVPPYVCTDATKLRQVLINIVGNGIKFTESGRVSLRVSVSQPDPQLPNSSQLTLRFEVEDTGPGIATDEIDLLFDPFIQTESGRQSQEGTGLGLPISQRFVELLGGAIQVNSVVGVGSTFSFEIPVKRAAAPETGGSPGVGQRVVGLAAGQPTYRLLVVEDQTANRQLLVQLFSKVGFEVQQAVNGEDAIAQAQIWQPHLIWMDVRMPVLDGYEATRRIKQQAGTESTPKIIALTANAFEEERAAALTAGCDDFLRKPIQEESLFNKMAEHLGVRYAYQDLHHLPSTATQTAASPASPFRIKQASRAELWDMVNGDTHFLADYLSLHLEQLPQLMQALRDAIAQQQPEALSLAAHTLKGMGMTFGASRFTDLCFSIERAAKAGNTDIAPAQMQQLEAELTGLMAAIGLEVGSL, from the coding sequence ATGAATTTTTCTGCCAAACCTCAAATTCTGATTGTGGATGACTATCCCACCAACATTAAAGTGCTGTCAGATCTGCTGATTGAGTACGGGTTTGAGGTATTGATTGCGCGAGATGGGGAAAATGCTCTGCAAAAGCTGCAGCGAATCTTGCCCGATCTGATTTTGCTGGATGTGCTGATGCCTGGCATCGATGGTTTTGAAACTTGTCGCCAGCTCAAGGCCCAGGCCACAACCCGCGACATTCCTATAATTTTCATGACCGCTCTAGCCGACCCAATAGACAAAATCAAGGGGCTGACGCTGGGGGCGGTTGACTACATCACCAAGCCCTTTCAACAGGAGGAGGTGCTTGCCCGTATCAACTCCCACCTGAAGCTGCGGCATCTGACCCGACAGCTAGAGCAGCAAAATTCCCGGCTGCAGGAAGAGATTCGCTCTCGCCAAATTGCCGAGTCAGCCCTGCGTGTGTCAGAAGAGAAATTTGCCAAAGCTTTTCGCTCGAACCCTAGTCCCATGATGATCCTGACCCTGGAGGAGGGCCGAGTCACCGATATTAACCAAAATTGCTGTAAGGTTTTAGGCTGCCTGCCCGAGGCCGTTTTGGGCAGAACCTTTGATGATCTGCACCTATGGGGGAGGGAGGATTGCGATCGCTTCCTAGCCGATCTGCGCGAAAGTGGGGCCATGCACCGCCAGGAGTACCAGTTCTACACCGTGACTGGCGATGTTCGCAGCCTGCTGATCTCCGCCGAAGTGATCCAGGTGCGAGAGCGGCTTTGCGTTCTGACAATGGCGCTAGATATCACGGACTCCAAGCAGGCCACCGCTGAACTGCAGCAGGCCAAAACCACCGCTGAACTCGCCAATCAGGCCAAAAGCCAGTTTTTAGCCAATATCAGCCATGAACTGCGAACGCCGCTAAACACCATTTTGGGCTATACCCAACTCATGGCTCGCGATGCAGCGTTAACGATGGAACAGCAGGCAAGTCTCAACATCATCAGTCGCAGCAGTGACCACCTACTGACCCTGATCAACGATGTTTTGGAGATGACCAAGATTGAGTCGGGGCAGCTCAGCCTGCGCCCCACAGACTTTAATCTCCACAGCCTGCTCGATGCCCTTTCCGAAATGCTAGAGCCTAAGGTGCAGGCTAAGGGCCTGCACTTAATCGTAGAGCGCAGCCCCGATGTGCCGCCCTACGTGTGTACCGACGCGACAAAGCTGCGGCAGGTACTGATCAACATTGTCGGCAACGGCATTAAGTTTACAGAGTCGGGCCGGGTCAGTTTGCGGGTGTCGGTGAGCCAGCCTGATCCTCAACTGCCTAACAGCTCTCAGCTAACTTTGCGCTTCGAAGTCGAAGATACCGGACCCGGCATTGCTACCGACGAGATTGACCTGCTGTTTGATCCCTTTATCCAAACAGAGAGCGGGCGACAGTCGCAGGAAGGAACCGGCTTAGGGCTGCCGATCAGCCAGCGGTTTGTGGAGCTTTTGGGGGGAGCCATTCAAGTTAACAGCGTAGTCGGAGTCGGCTCAACCTTTAGCTTTGAAATTCCGGTAAAGCGGGCGGCAGCACCAGAGACAGGCGGCAGCCCAGGAGTAGGGCAGCGAGTAGTGGGCTTGGCGGCAGGGCAGCCCACCTATCGGCTGCTGGTGGTAGAAGATCAAACGGCCAACCGTCAGCTCTTGGTCCAACTCTTTTCAAAGGTGGGCTTTGAGGTGCAGCAGGCAGTAAATGGGGAAGATGCGATCGCACAGGCCCAGATCTGGCAGCCTCACCTGATCTGGATGGATGTGCGTATGCCAGTGCTAGACGGCTACGAAGCCACTCGACGGATTAAGCAGCAAGCAGGAACTGAATCAACCCCCAAGATTATCGCCCTTACAGCCAATGCCTTTGAGGAAGAACGGGCAGCAGCCCTAACAGCAGGCTGCGACGACTTCTTACGTAAACCGATCCAGGAAGAGAGCCTATTTAATAAAATGGCCGAGCATCTAGGGGTGCGCTACGCCTATCAAGACTTGCACCACCTCCCCTCAACAGCAACCCAAACAGCAGCATCCCCAGCTTCCCCCTTCCGCATCAAGCAAGCAAGCCGCGCTGAGCTGTGGGACATGGTCAACGGCGATACCCACTTTTTGGCCGACTACCTAAGCCTCCACCTAGAACAGCTGCCCCAGCTGATGCAGGCTTTACGAGATGCGATCGCACAGCAGCAGCCAGAAGCCCTATCCCTAGCTGCTCACACTCTTAAGGGCATGGGCATGACCTTTGGAGCCAGCCGGTTCACCGACCTCTGCTTCAGCATCGAACGCGCTGCCAAAGCCGGAAATACCGACATTGCCCCAGCCCAGATGCAGCAGCTAGAAGCTGAACTAACTGGGTTAATGGCGGCTATTGGGTTAGAGGTTGGTAGTCTTTGA
- a CDS encoding NAD(P)H-quinone oxidoreductase subunit 4, which translates to MFSDGFPWLTAIVLLPLVAALLIPVLPDEGGKRLRWYALGVGIVDLALMAYAFFTHYDPSNSSFQLVENYAWVPQIGFSWAVSVDGLSVPLVLLAGLVTTLALFSAWQVDYRPRLFYFLMLVLYAAQIGVFVAQDMLLLFIMWELELIPVYLLVSIWGGQKRRYAATKFLLYTAASSLFILVAALGLALYGDGPVTFDIVELGLKQYPLLLEVLLYGGLLVAFGVKLAVFPMHTWLPDAHGEASAPVSMILAGVLLKMGGYGLIRLNLNLLSDAHVYFAPVLVILGVINIVYGALNSFAQTNMKRRLAYSSVSHMGFVLLGIASFTDLGISGAMLQMISHGLIAAVLFFLAGVTYDRTHTMAMQEMSGVGQAMPKVFALFTAAAMASLALPGMSGFVSELAVFMGLANSDVYSTGFRTAAVVLSAVGLILTPIYLLSMLRQVFFDTGAAPVCDLGKGGAAGVITEDMVCFGTSCVLPEDADFTDARPREVFIAACFLVLIIGIGFYPRLTTQVYDVTTVALNTQIRESYGEVAQSSPQLYARVFAVPNLSGSEVATISGVAR; encoded by the coding sequence ATGTTTTCGGACGGATTTCCCTGGCTCACCGCGATTGTCCTGCTGCCCCTGGTAGCCGCGTTGCTGATTCCTGTGCTGCCCGACGAGGGAGGTAAGCGCCTACGATGGTATGCACTCGGTGTAGGTATTGTGGATCTGGCCCTGATGGCCTATGCCTTTTTCACCCACTACGACCCCAGTAATTCCTCGTTTCAGCTAGTAGAGAACTATGCCTGGGTACCCCAGATTGGGTTCAGCTGGGCAGTTTCGGTCGATGGTTTGTCTGTTCCGCTGGTGCTGCTAGCTGGGCTGGTGACAACGCTCGCCTTGTTCTCAGCCTGGCAGGTTGACTACCGGCCTCGGCTATTTTACTTCCTCATGCTGGTGCTATACGCTGCCCAGATTGGGGTGTTTGTAGCCCAAGATATGCTGCTGCTCTTCATCATGTGGGAGCTGGAGCTGATTCCGGTATATCTGCTGGTGTCAATCTGGGGCGGCCAAAAACGCCGTTATGCAGCAACTAAGTTTCTTCTTTATACGGCGGCTTCTTCATTATTTATCTTGGTGGCGGCTCTGGGTCTGGCCCTTTATGGCGATGGCCCCGTTACCTTTGACATAGTAGAGCTGGGTCTAAAGCAGTATCCGCTGCTGTTGGAAGTTTTGCTCTACGGCGGACTGCTGGTAGCCTTTGGGGTCAAGCTAGCAGTTTTTCCGATGCACACCTGGCTGCCCGATGCCCACGGTGAAGCGTCTGCCCCAGTATCGATGATTCTGGCCGGGGTACTGCTGAAGATGGGGGGTTATGGGCTAATTCGCCTGAACTTAAATCTACTCTCCGACGCTCATGTCTACTTTGCTCCCGTCCTGGTCATTTTGGGCGTGATCAATATTGTGTATGGAGCCTTAAATTCCTTTGCCCAAACCAACATGAAGCGGCGACTGGCCTATTCGTCGGTTTCCCATATGGGGTTTGTGCTGCTAGGGATTGCCTCCTTCACCGACCTAGGGATCAGCGGAGCAATGCTGCAGATGATTTCCCACGGTCTGATTGCAGCGGTGCTGTTTTTCCTGGCTGGTGTGACCTACGATCGCACCCACACTATGGCTATGCAGGAGATGAGCGGTGTTGGGCAGGCAATGCCCAAGGTGTTTGCCCTGTTTACCGCTGCGGCAATGGCTTCCCTAGCGCTTCCCGGTATGAGTGGCTTCGTTAGCGAACTGGCAGTTTTCATGGGCCTGGCTAACAGCGATGTCTACAGCACCGGCTTTCGGACGGCAGCGGTGGTGCTGTCGGCGGTCGGTCTAATTCTTACGCCCATCTATCTGCTCTCCATGCTGCGGCAGGTGTTCTTTGATACCGGAGCTGCGCCAGTTTGTGATTTGGGTAAGGGCGGTGCTGCTGGCGTGATTACTGAGGACATGGTTTGTTTTGGCACCAGCTGCGTATTACCTGAAGACGCCGACTTTACAGATGCTAGGCCAAGAGAAGTCTTCATTGCCGCCTGTTTTCTGGTGCTGATTATCGGCATTGGGTTTTACCCTCGGTTGACAACTCAGGTCTATGATGTGACCACTGTGGCACTCAACACCCAAATTCGCGAGTCTTACGGCGAGGTAGCTCAGAGCAGCCCTCAACTCTATGCTCGTGTCTTTGCCGTGCCGAACCTGAGCGGATCTGAAGTGGCCACAATTTCCGGAGTGGCTCGGTAA
- the lptC gene encoding LPS export ABC transporter periplasmic protein LptC — protein MAKGYRLAVALLTLAVILGSVRACQLVRQSGQPVGEAQEDIDPGEVGLTLRDVTLEQPDETGQLLWRVKAKEVTYSPDREVAQLKEPDGELFQDGEIIHRVQADQGEIRENGKVVFLWGNIVATGVQNQAVLRGNELEWRPDEDMLVVRDRITGTHPQLRAAAQEVRVYNREARMELEGNVVANTVVKDPQAEPWLKLQADQMVWFWQQERVETDRPLRVEQFKANSITDVVTGQRGTVDLAQRIVTLNQNVALQLLEFPLQVNSDVAVWNVAQQTVQIDSPVRMIQPREQVVVTADRGQMDLGQQTVLLTQNVRAQGERNQSQLTTNRLSWNVEDQTIVAEGDVNYQQGDPAVQVTGPRAVGQLRDQTIVVSGGRVVTQILPNGTIELP, from the coding sequence ATGGCAAAGGGGTATCGGCTAGCCGTAGCACTGCTGACGTTAGCAGTCATTTTGGGGAGTGTACGGGCCTGCCAACTGGTTCGTCAGTCGGGACAGCCTGTGGGAGAGGCTCAAGAGGACATTGATCCTGGAGAGGTGGGCCTGACTTTGCGGGATGTGACTCTGGAGCAGCCTGATGAAACGGGGCAACTGCTCTGGCGGGTCAAGGCCAAGGAAGTAACTTATAGCCCTGACCGGGAAGTGGCTCAGCTTAAGGAACCGGATGGGGAGCTGTTTCAAGACGGCGAAATTATTCATCGGGTGCAGGCCGATCAGGGTGAGATTCGAGAGAATGGCAAGGTCGTTTTTTTGTGGGGCAACATTGTTGCCACTGGGGTTCAGAACCAGGCGGTGCTGAGGGGCAATGAGCTGGAGTGGCGGCCCGATGAGGATATGTTGGTCGTGCGCGATCGCATCACGGGCACCCACCCCCAGTTGCGAGCTGCTGCCCAGGAAGTGCGGGTCTACAACCGAGAAGCGCGAATGGAGCTAGAGGGCAACGTCGTTGCCAACACGGTGGTTAAAGACCCGCAAGCTGAGCCCTGGCTCAAGCTGCAGGCCGATCAGATGGTTTGGTTTTGGCAGCAAGAGCGGGTTGAAACCGACCGACCGCTACGGGTTGAGCAGTTTAAGGCGAACAGTATCACAGATGTTGTGACGGGCCAGCGCGGCACAGTAGACCTGGCCCAGCGAATTGTCACCCTAAATCAGAATGTGGCCCTACAGCTGCTGGAATTTCCGCTCCAGGTCAACAGCGATGTGGCTGTCTGGAATGTCGCTCAGCAAACGGTGCAAATTGACTCGCCTGTGCGGATGATTCAGCCGCGCGAGCAGGTGGTGGTCACGGCTGACCGGGGCCAAATGGATTTGGGTCAGCAGACCGTTCTTTTGACTCAAAATGTCAGAGCCCAGGGAGAGCGCAACCAATCCCAATTGACGACTAACCGCCTAAGCTGGAATGTTGAGGACCAGACGATTGTGGCCGAAGGCGACGTGAACTATCAGCAAGGCGACCCTGCAGTTCAGGTGACTGGCCCTCGTGCCGTTGGCCAGCTGCGCGATCAGACGATTGTGGTCAGCGGTGGTCGTGTAGTCACTCAGATTTTGCCCAATGGGACTATTGAACTACCGTAG
- a CDS encoding ATP-binding protein has translation MPINGSPTGSSPSPKTERLYIEEQYRSLFENAPDGIFQTDFEGRYLRVNLALTRIYGYSSTAALLAAQPNLSGQLYVDTSRRDEFVALMSCQDVVQDFESQIYRHDGSTIWIAETCRAVRDEQGQLLYYEGFVRDISDRKCVEDERKRAEIECKGMQADWERTAAALLQSESRNRAMLAAIPDLMFQVNSQGIYTDYLNKDPKADLLPTDFQPLGQHLSEHLPIEVAQRHLHHLRQALSTGQTQVYEQQFQFHGKAHSEEVRVVQSGESEALFMIRDISERKQAEQALLQKHQELMDTLAQLQQAKQAAEVANQAKSAFLANMSHELRTPLNGILGYTQVLMRDRTCTPKQLDGVRTIHQCGSHLLTLINDILDLSKIEAQKIELTPQEFHLGAFLEDVASICLIRAEQKRLQFIYKPVGTLPEGVRADEKRLRQILLNLLSNAVKFTVQGQVTFRVTGLQQADTWIEDEAVDAERTPLYRLRFEVIDSGIGIDADQLVRVFQPFEQVGDYARRAEGTGLGLTITQRLVALMGGTLQVESQPEQGSRFWFEIDLPGHVGTLAPLLTGSSQDIIGYEGPRHTILVVDDRTDNRAVVLGLLEALNFRLIEAENGVEGLSKAVEYRPNLIIADLVMPIMDGFEMTRRLRKLEGFERIPIIASSASVFEFDRQRSQQAGYDDFLPKPIQAEELLNKLAIYLNLVWVREQALEKPTETTDFSVNPAEIVMPPVAELQDLFAATQIGHIERIIREANRIKALGTSFAPFADQVLFLADQFDDVAIAQLLEPYFS, from the coding sequence ATGCCTATAAACGGTTCTCCAACCGGTTCTAGCCCTTCCCCTAAAACTGAGAGACTATACATCGAAGAGCAATACCGCAGCCTGTTTGAAAATGCTCCAGACGGCATTTTTCAAACAGATTTTGAAGGGCGCTATTTACGGGTTAATTTGGCCCTAACCCGTATTTATGGCTATTCCTCAACGGCGGCGCTGCTGGCCGCTCAACCCAATTTGAGTGGGCAGCTATATGTCGATACCAGCCGCCGAGACGAATTTGTGGCGCTGATGTCTTGTCAGGATGTGGTGCAGGATTTTGAATCCCAGATTTATCGCCACGACGGCAGCACTATCTGGATTGCGGAGACGTGCCGGGCTGTGCGGGATGAGCAGGGCCAACTGCTTTACTACGAAGGTTTTGTCAGAGATATTAGCGATCGCAAGTGCGTTGAAGACGAACGCAAGCGCGCCGAGATTGAGTGTAAGGGGATGCAGGCTGACTGGGAGAGAACTGCTGCGGCGCTGCTGCAAAGTGAATCCCGCAACCGGGCCATGCTGGCAGCGATTCCGGATCTCATGTTTCAGGTCAATAGCCAGGGTATCTACACCGACTACCTCAATAAAGATCCAAAGGCCGATCTGCTGCCCACCGATTTTCAGCCCCTTGGTCAGCACCTCTCAGAGCATTTGCCAATAGAAGTAGCCCAGCGCCACCTCCATCACTTGCGGCAGGCGTTGAGTACCGGACAAACCCAGGTTTACGAGCAGCAGTTTCAGTTTCACGGCAAGGCACACTCTGAGGAGGTGCGGGTAGTGCAAAGCGGGGAAAGCGAAGCCCTGTTTATGATCCGCGATATCAGCGAACGCAAACAGGCGGAGCAGGCCCTCCTGCAAAAGCATCAGGAACTGATGGATACGCTAGCGCAGCTACAGCAGGCCAAGCAGGCAGCAGAGGTGGCTAACCAGGCTAAAAGTGCTTTTCTGGCCAATATGAGCCATGAGCTACGCACCCCACTCAACGGTATTTTGGGCTACACCCAGGTGCTGATGCGCGATCGCACCTGCACTCCCAAGCAGCTAGATGGGGTGCGCACCATTCATCAGTGCGGCTCCCACCTGCTGACGTTGATCAACGACATTCTCGATCTCTCTAAAATTGAGGCCCAAAAAATTGAGCTGACCCCCCAAGAATTTCACCTAGGGGCTTTTTTGGAAGATGTTGCCAGCATTTGTCTAATTCGAGCCGAGCAGAAGCGGCTACAGTTTATCTACAAACCGGTGGGCACCCTGCCTGAGGGCGTTCGTGCCGACGAGAAGCGGCTGCGCCAGATTTTGCTCAATCTGCTGAGCAATGCTGTGAAGTTCACTGTGCAGGGCCAAGTCACCTTTCGGGTTACCGGTCTGCAGCAGGCAGATACCTGGATTGAAGATGAAGCGGTAGATGCAGAGCGGACACCGCTTTACCGGCTGCGGTTTGAAGTAATCGATAGCGGCATCGGCATTGATGCCGATCAGCTCGTTCGCGTTTTTCAGCCCTTTGAGCAGGTTGGTGATTATGCCCGAAGGGCGGAGGGCACGGGCCTTGGGCTGACCATCACCCAACGGCTAGTGGCGCTGATGGGGGGCACCCTGCAGGTTGAAAGTCAGCCAGAGCAGGGCAGCCGGTTCTGGTTTGAGATCGATTTACCAGGGCATGTAGGCACGCTCGCGCCACTCCTAACCGGGTCTAGCCAAGACATTATTGGCTATGAAGGCCCCCGCCACACGATCTTGGTTGTCGACGATCGCACCGACAACCGCGCTGTCGTGCTGGGTCTGCTAGAGGCACTGAATTTTCGCCTGATTGAGGCCGAAAATGGCGTCGAAGGTCTGTCGAAGGCGGTAGAGTACCGCCCCAATCTAATTATTGCTGATTTGGTAATGCCTATAATGGACGGGTTTGAAATGACCCGCCGCCTCCGCAAGCTAGAGGGCTTTGAGCGCATTCCTATCATTGCCTCCTCAGCCAGCGTGTTTGAGTTTGATCGGCAGCGGAGTCAGCAGGCAGGCTATGACGACTTCTTGCCCAAGCCTATTCAGGCTGAAGAGCTGTTGAACAAGCTAGCAATCTACCTCAATCTGGTTTGGGTGCGAGAACAGGCTTTGGAAAAACCAACCGAAACCACGGACTTCTCAGTAAACCCCGCCGAGATTGTCATGCCTCCGGTAGCCGAACTGCAAGACCTCTTTGCCGCAACTCAAATTGGTCATATTGAACGCATTATTCGGGAGGCCAACCGTATCAAGGCACTGGGCACTAGCTTTGCCCCTTTTGCCGATCAGGTCTTGTTTTTAGCTGATCAGTTTGATGATGTTGCGATCGCTCAGCTGCTTGAACCGTATTTTTCCTGA
- the cobS gene encoding adenosylcobinamide-GDP ribazoletransferase: protein MLRGAAAIAFYTCLPVPADWPLEFRGIARYAPLVGLAIGGLLAAGDGLLAAAQMPVLTRSALIVASWLALTGGLHLDGAMDAADGLAVQDPQRRLDVMADSRTGAFGAMAAVIILGLKTLALAELAQGRWLVLMAVAGWGRWGQVVAIGCYPYLRPAGKGAFHKPHLRLPWDLLPSSGALLALSGLYLRLNPAQWPLGVGLVLGGIAITTLTGAWFNRQLGGHTGDTYGAIVEWTEALLLCLATVVQ from the coding sequence ATGCTGCGGGGAGCGGCTGCGATCGCATTCTATACCTGTCTCCCTGTTCCGGCTGACTGGCCCCTTGAGTTTAGGGGTATTGCCCGCTATGCGCCCCTAGTGGGTTTAGCCATTGGCGGACTGCTAGCGGCTGGAGACGGCCTTTTAGCGGCTGCCCAAATGCCCGTGTTGACCCGCAGCGCTTTGATCGTGGCTAGCTGGCTAGCCTTGACCGGGGGCCTACACCTCGATGGTGCGATGGACGCTGCTGATGGTCTAGCTGTGCAAGATCCGCAGCGGCGGTTAGACGTGATGGCCGATAGCCGAACTGGGGCCTTTGGCGCGATGGCGGCAGTCATTATTCTTGGCCTCAAGACTCTGGCTCTGGCAGAGTTGGCCCAAGGCCGCTGGCTGGTGCTAATGGCGGTGGCTGGCTGGGGGCGTTGGGGACAGGTCGTGGCGATCGGCTGCTACCCCTACCTGAGGCCGGCGGGTAAGGGCGCTTTTCACAAGCCTCACCTGCGCCTGCCCTGGGATCTGTTGCCGAGCAGCGGGGCCCTGCTGGCGCTCAGCGGCCTTTACCTGAGGCTCAATCCAGCCCAGTGGCCGCTGGGGGTGGGTTTGGTGCTGGGGGGGATTGCGATCACAACGCTCACCGGAGCCTGGTTCAACCGTCAGCTAGGCGGCCATACGGGCGACACCTACGGCGCAATCGTAGAGTGGACTGAGGCGCTGCTGCTCTGTCTGGCTACGGTAGTTCAATAG
- a CDS encoding DUF2993 domain-containing protein, translating to MTGFKPAGANDFSDRMINSVATQSIRHLFSKCDWLDVSVRCSPPSKLLQGTIDSFRMEGRGLVIRKQFETAEMMFETDAVAIDAAALLGGKIRLRQPTQAIAQVVLTEAAINQAFEADLVQQRLKNVDQPELTRLSGGEPVSFRDVTFELQPQQQVAISARTDLPNRKDLPLQFTATLQVEKRRRILFGNPQFQPEGIPEALQSLSKTMTLGFAGVLNQMVDLERFNLDGVMLRINRLETQGKQLVFSGYAQIDHFPGIP from the coding sequence ATGACCGGATTTAAGCCAGCGGGGGCCAATGATTTCAGTGACCGAATGATCAACTCGGTCGCGACCCAGTCTATTCGCCATCTGTTTTCCAAGTGCGATTGGCTGGATGTGTCCGTGCGGTGTTCGCCCCCTAGCAAACTTCTGCAGGGCACGATCGACAGTTTTCGTATGGAGGGGCGGGGGCTAGTAATCCGCAAGCAGTTTGAAACAGCGGAGATGATGTTCGAGACGGATGCTGTGGCCATTGATGCGGCAGCTTTGCTGGGAGGTAAGATTCGCTTGCGCCAGCCCACGCAGGCGATTGCTCAAGTGGTTTTGACTGAAGCGGCAATTAACCAGGCTTTCGAGGCCGACCTAGTGCAGCAGCGGCTGAAAAATGTTGATCAGCCCGAACTCACCCGGCTTTCTGGGGGCGAACCTGTCAGCTTCCGAGATGTCACGTTTGAGCTGCAGCCGCAGCAGCAGGTTGCGATTTCTGCCCGAACAGACTTGCCTAATCGAAAGGATCTGCCGCTGCAGTTTACAGCGACTCTTCAGGTTGAGAAGCGGCGACGCATTCTATTTGGCAATCCCCAGTTTCAGCCCGAAGGCATTCCCGAGGCTCTTCAAAGCCTCTCCAAGACGATGACTCTGGGCTTTGCTGGAGTGCTCAACCAGATGGTCGACCTTGAGCGGTTTAACCTTGATGGGGTCATGCTGCGGATCAACCGACTAGAAACTCAAGGTAAACAGCTTGTTTTCAGCGGTTATGCTCAAATTGACCATTTCCCAGGCATACCGTAG
- a CDS encoding MotA/TolQ/ExbB proton channel family protein: MPEFFVAGGIVMVPLLLFSLLATALVFERCWFWAKLLRQQQSVVRQLLENYSQNPSAALARLKQHSQLPIARICLAALALGEATPEEFRLALESAAQAELPLLKRFQTALETVVGVAPLLGLLGTVLGLIQALSSLQLGDIPGSSGVTLGIGEALISTAAGLVVAIVTLLFANLFQGLYRRQRALIQEVGGKLEILHRRQFSRGVAVDPERYSDRLR; this comes from the coding sequence ATGCCTGAGTTTTTTGTCGCGGGCGGTATCGTTATGGTGCCGCTGCTGCTGTTTTCCCTATTGGCAACAGCTTTGGTTTTTGAGCGCTGCTGGTTTTGGGCTAAACTGCTGCGTCAGCAGCAATCGGTGGTGAGGCAGCTGCTTGAAAATTACTCCCAAAATCCTTCGGCAGCCCTGGCTCGACTGAAACAGCACAGCCAACTTCCGATTGCTCGTATTTGCCTAGCGGCCCTAGCTTTAGGGGAAGCCACGCCCGAGGAATTTCGTTTGGCGTTAGAAAGTGCCGCCCAGGCAGAACTCCCTCTGCTCAAGCGGTTTCAAACTGCGCTGGAGACGGTGGTAGGAGTTGCCCCACTGTTAGGTCTCTTGGGAACGGTTCTGGGTCTGATTCAGGCTCTTTCATCACTGCAGCTAGGGGACATACCGGGCAGCAGCGGGGTTACCCTGGGCATTGGTGAGGCCCTGATCTCTACGGCTGCAGGGCTGGTTGTAGCTATTGTCACGCTGCTGTTTGCTAATCTGTTCCAGGGGCTCTACCGTCGCCAGCGGGCCTTGATTCAAGAAGTGGGTGGCAAGCTCGAAATTCTTCACCGACGTCAGTTTTCTCGCGGCGTTGCTGTAGATCCAGAGCGATACTCGGATCGGCTGCGATAG
- a CDS encoding NYN domain-containing protein has product MLNHHSVNHHSALSEDAVFTPEQVLDNRGRVGIFIDGSNLFYAALQLGIEIDYTKLLCKLTSGSRLFRSFFYTGVDRTNEKQQGFLLWMRRNGYRVIAKDLVQLPDGSKKANLDVEIAVDMMALVKYYDTAVLVSGDGDLAYAADAASYRGARIEVVSLRSMTSDSLINVSDRYIDLEMIKDDIKKTPRNSTSNYTYRPLSTLGIPGELEEEDL; this is encoded by the coding sequence ATGCTTAACCATCATTCTGTTAACCACCACTCTGCCTTGAGTGAAGATGCCGTTTTTACCCCTGAGCAGGTCTTAGACAACCGGGGCCGAGTAGGTATTTTCATTGATGGTTCTAACCTGTTCTATGCTGCTCTGCAGTTGGGTATAGAGATTGACTACACTAAGCTACTGTGCAAGTTGACCTCAGGGTCACGCTTGTTTCGCTCCTTTTTCTATACTGGCGTAGACCGAACCAATGAGAAGCAGCAGGGCTTTTTACTGTGGATGCGGCGCAACGGGTATCGAGTAATTGCCAAGGATCTGGTACAGCTGCCCGATGGCTCGAAGAAAGCCAACCTAGATGTTGAGATTGCCGTTGATATGATGGCCTTAGTGAAGTACTACGATACGGCTGTGCTGGTTAGCGGGGATGGGGATCTGGCCTATGCTGCCGATGCTGCCAGCTACCGGGGAGCCCGAATTGAGGTGGTTAGCCTGCGCTCGATGACCAGCGATAGCCTGATTAATGTCTCGGATCGCTACATCGATCTGGAAATGATTAAAGACGACATCAAAAAGACCCCTCGTAACTCCACTAGTAACTACACCTACCGTCCGCTCTCTACCCTAGGTATTCCTGGTGAGCTAGAGGAAGAAGACCTTTAA